The following are from one region of the Methyloversatilis discipulorum genome:
- the cfa gene encoding cyclopropane fatty acyl phospholipid synthase, which translates to MKREAFEQPAASPAPAPSPRLRLLSGLLADAGITLDGEAPWDLQMRNPRLPERVLAYGSLGLGEAYMDGDWDAARLDEFFARLLRARLDTRVKPASLLMHAFSARLLNRQTPRRAWQVGERHYDLGNDFYAAMLDPRMTYTCGYWQDAADLASAQEAKLELICRKLDLRPGMHLLDIGCGWGSLLGYAAEHHGVRGTGVTVSREQAEWAQQRYAGLPVEFRLQDYRELDGSETFDRVASVGMFEHVGRRNFRTFMQVVRRALVPDGLALLHTIGKNTRRGVTDPWIDRYIFPNGELPSIGQIGDAVDDVFVVEDLHNFGADYDRTLMAWHENFEAAWPQFADRLGERFRRMWRYYLLSCAGAFRARDIQLWQWVLSPRGVAGGYRSVR; encoded by the coding sequence ATGAAAAGAGAAGCGTTCGAACAACCGGCCGCCTCGCCTGCGCCGGCCCCCTCGCCCCGCCTCCGGCTGCTGTCCGGCCTGCTCGCCGACGCCGGCATTACGCTCGACGGCGAAGCGCCGTGGGACCTGCAGATGCGCAATCCGCGCCTGCCCGAGCGCGTGCTCGCCTACGGCAGCCTCGGTCTGGGTGAGGCCTACATGGATGGCGACTGGGACGCCGCCCGGCTCGACGAATTCTTCGCCCGCCTGCTGCGTGCCCGGCTGGACACGCGGGTCAAGCCGGCATCGCTGCTGATGCATGCATTCAGCGCCCGCCTGCTGAACCGGCAGACGCCGCGTCGCGCCTGGCAGGTCGGCGAACGCCACTACGACCTCGGCAACGATTTCTACGCGGCGATGCTTGACCCGCGCATGACCTATACCTGTGGCTACTGGCAGGACGCCGCCGACCTGGCGTCGGCGCAGGAGGCCAAGCTCGAACTGATCTGCCGGAAGCTGGACCTGCGTCCCGGCATGCACCTGCTGGACATCGGTTGCGGCTGGGGCAGCCTGCTCGGCTACGCCGCCGAGCACCACGGCGTGCGCGGCACCGGCGTCACCGTATCGCGCGAACAGGCGGAGTGGGCACAGCAGCGCTACGCCGGGCTGCCGGTCGAGTTCCGGCTGCAGGACTACCGCGAACTCGACGGCAGCGAAACCTTCGACCGCGTGGCCAGCGTCGGCATGTTCGAACACGTCGGCCGGCGCAACTTCCGCACCTTCATGCAGGTGGTGCGGCGCGCACTGGTGCCTGACGGGCTGGCGCTGCTGCATACGATAGGCAAGAACACGCGGCGCGGCGTCACCGACCCGTGGATAGACCGCTACATCTTCCCCAATGGAGAACTGCCGTCGATCGGCCAGATCGGCGATGCGGTCGATGATGTATTCGTGGTCGAGGACCTGCACAACTTCGGCGCCGATTACGATCGCACGCTGATGGCCTGGCACGAGAACTTCGAAGCGGCCTGGCCGCAGTTCGCCGACCGCCTCGGCGAGCGCTTTCGCCGCATGTGGCGCTACTACCTGCTGTCCTGCGCCGGCGCCTTCCGCGCGCGCGACATCCAGCTTTGGCAGTGGGTACTGTCGCCGAGAGGCGTGGCAGGCGGCTACCGCAGCGTGCGCTGA
- a CDS encoding chorismate--pyruvate lyase family protein yields the protein MSFHRAGDAWRSPALFMPAALRGWLTDPHSLTSRIRARCRHFAVQPLRTGRAALAADEACLLGCGRAQALSREVLLHADGVPVVFAHSVVNMRDVRGVWHMFAGVGTRPLGALLFADARIARSPLAARRLDARHPLYRRVLAEGIAVSGPLWARRSLFVRRGRPLLVTEVFLPAISELAP from the coding sequence ATGTCCTTTCATCGAGCCGGCGACGCGTGGCGTTCGCCGGCGCTATTCATGCCGGCGGCACTGCGCGGCTGGCTGACCGATCCTCATTCGCTGACCTCACGCATCAGGGCGCGCTGCCGGCACTTCGCGGTGCAGCCGCTGCGCACCGGTCGTGCCGCGCTGGCGGCTGACGAGGCCTGTCTGCTCGGCTGCGGCCGGGCGCAGGCGCTGTCGCGCGAGGTGCTGCTGCACGCCGATGGCGTGCCGGTGGTGTTTGCGCACAGCGTGGTCAACATGCGTGACGTGCGCGGCGTCTGGCACATGTTCGCCGGCGTCGGCACGCGGCCGCTCGGCGCGCTGCTGTTCGCCGACGCGCGCATCGCCCGCTCGCCGCTGGCGGCGCGCCGACTCGACGCCCGCCACCCGCTGTACCGGCGGGTGCTGGCCGAAGGCATCGCGGTGAGTGGCCCGCTGTGGGCGCGCCGTTCGCTGTTCGTGCGCCGCGGCCGGCCGCTGCTGGTGACCGAAGTCTTCCTGCCGGCCATTTCGGAACTCGCGCCATGA
- the ccoS gene encoding cbb3-type cytochrome oxidase assembly protein CcoS, with protein MDILWLLVPMSVLIALGIGAVFIWSARSGQFDDLEGPAHRMLMDDDRAQTIDEAPETGRDERKV; from the coding sequence ATGGACATTCTGTGGCTGCTGGTACCGATGTCGGTACTGATCGCGCTGGGCATCGGCGCGGTGTTCATCTGGTCGGCGCGCAGCGGCCAGTTCGACGATCTCGAAGGCCCGGCCCATCGCATGCTGATGGACGACGACCGCGCGCAGACCATCGACGAGGCGCCGGAGACCGGCAGGGACGAGCGCAAGGTGTGA
- a CDS encoding PhoX family protein: protein MNHQDDLIDVLRDFSKADASKDMDPHWTYGRRGFLKSGVAAAATVAMPFSILGSKKAHAVQLPFSPDYGPLAPVADEVTGLPLLQLPEGFKYWSYGWTGDVMTDGIATPGAHDGMAVVAADANKIVLVRNHEQGSRTAGSYANPKITYDPLCNGGTTNLVFSPRTKQWVGAYASISGTIRNCAGGPTPWNSWITCEETSDGPHNGASKQHGYCFDVPATGAAKPVPLVDMGCFSHEAVAVDPVTGIIYETEDSTPSGFYRFIPNVIGRPEMGGKLQMMKLKTANNATRTINGVSYGYYNTGVAQAPGTTFDVEWVNIDEPNKPFISGTSYGGVVAQGIMQGASSIVRGEGVWYGNGVIYVCSTSGGAAGKGQIFAYDPRRETFTLVYESSGADVCDNPDNIAWSPRGSLILCEDGGNSVSRCHGLTTDGTVFPFIANNADFRAGAIGTYTRPSGRSFSSNSMGSEFCGATFHNEWLFVNTQSPGITYAITGPWDNGAL, encoded by the coding sequence ATGAACCATCAAGACGACCTGATCGACGTCCTGCGCGATTTCAGCAAGGCCGACGCCTCGAAGGACATGGACCCGCACTGGACCTATGGCCGCCGCGGCTTCCTGAAGAGCGGTGTCGCCGCCGCCGCCACCGTCGCGATGCCCTTCAGCATCCTCGGTTCGAAGAAGGCGCACGCCGTGCAGCTGCCGTTCAGCCCCGACTACGGCCCGCTCGCCCCGGTCGCCGATGAAGTCACCGGCCTGCCGCTGCTGCAACTGCCGGAAGGCTTCAAGTACTGGTCCTACGGCTGGACCGGCGACGTGATGACCGACGGCATCGCCACTCCGGGCGCGCACGACGGCATGGCCGTAGTCGCCGCCGACGCGAACAAGATCGTGCTGGTGCGCAACCACGAACAGGGCAGCCGCACCGCCGGTTCGTACGCCAACCCGAAGATCACCTACGACCCGCTGTGCAACGGCGGCACGACCAACCTCGTGTTCTCGCCGCGCACCAAGCAGTGGGTCGGCGCCTACGCGTCGATCTCCGGCACCATCCGCAACTGCGCCGGCGGCCCGACCCCGTGGAATTCGTGGATCACCTGTGAAGAAACGTCGGACGGCCCGCACAACGGTGCTTCCAAACAGCACGGCTACTGCTTCGACGTGCCGGCCACCGGCGCCGCCAAGCCGGTTCCGCTGGTCGACATGGGCTGTTTCAGCCATGAAGCCGTCGCCGTCGATCCGGTCACCGGCATCATCTACGAAACCGAAGACAGCACCCCGTCCGGCTTCTACCGCTTCATCCCGAACGTCATCGGTCGTCCGGAAATGGGCGGCAAGCTGCAGATGATGAAGCTGAAGACGGCCAACAACGCCACCCGCACCATCAACGGTGTCAGCTACGGCTACTACAACACCGGCGTGGCACAGGCTCCGGGCACCACCTTCGACGTCGAGTGGGTGAACATCGACGAGCCGAACAAGCCCTTCATCAGCGGTACCTCCTACGGCGGCGTGGTCGCCCAGGGCATCATGCAGGGTGCGTCGAGCATCGTCCGCGGCGAAGGCGTGTGGTACGGCAACGGCGTGATCTACGTGTGCTCGACCAGCGGCGGTGCCGCCGGCAAGGGCCAGATCTTCGCCTACGATCCGCGTCGCGAAACCTTCACGCTGGTGTACGAATCGTCCGGCGCCGACGTCTGCGACAACCCGGACAACATCGCCTGGAGCCCGCGCGGCAGCCTCATCCTGTGCGAAGACGGTGGCAACTCGGTCTCGCGCTGCCACGGTCTGACCACCGATGGCACCGTGTTCCCCTTCATCGCCAACAACGCCGACTTCCGCGCTGGCGCCATCGGCACCTACACCCGTCCGTCCGGCCGTTCCTTCAGCAGCAACTCGATGGGTTCCGAGTTCTGCGGCGCGACCTTCCACAACGAGTGGCTGTTCGTGAACACCCAGTCGCCGGGCATCACCTACGCGATCACCGGCCCGTGGGATAACGGCGCGCTGTAA
- a CDS encoding DNRLRE domain-containing protein, protein MLSKSLIAAALFAAAPAFAATYTFQQGAGGYDGTMDVTMYSSDPDASSGYEQEVSIDASDNGSPNHVLLRFDNLFGSAANQIKTGETVVSATLTLQITSAGSGIRFYDMLSDWNSASATWNTMGDGIQTDGIEAAALPFLTIGSNNSDPNIESGTLVLDFTDALRRMQDGGVPGYGWALLPFEPNGTNGIDFYSAEGFMVSDRPLLTVEVAPVPEPETYALLLAGLGLIGLRARRRD, encoded by the coding sequence ATGTTGAGCAAATCCCTGATCGCGGCCGCGCTGTTCGCGGCCGCACCGGCGTTCGCCGCGACCTATACCTTCCAGCAGGGCGCCGGCGGCTACGACGGCACGATGGACGTCACGATGTACAGCAGCGACCCCGATGCAAGCAGCGGCTACGAGCAGGAAGTAAGCATCGACGCGTCGGACAACGGTTCGCCGAACCACGTGCTGCTGCGCTTCGACAATCTGTTCGGCAGCGCCGCCAACCAGATCAAGACCGGCGAAACCGTGGTGTCGGCCACGCTGACGCTGCAGATCACCAGCGCCGGCAGCGGCATCCGCTTCTACGACATGCTGAGCGACTGGAACTCCGCATCCGCCACCTGGAACACGATGGGCGACGGCATCCAGACCGACGGCATCGAGGCCGCCGCGCTGCCCTTCCTGACTATAGGCAGCAACAACAGCGACCCCAACATCGAATCGGGCACGCTGGTGCTGGACTTCACCGACGCGCTGCGCCGCATGCAGGACGGCGGCGTGCCGGGCTACGGCTGGGCGCTGCTGCCCTTCGAGCCTAACGGCACCAATGGCATCGATTTCTACAGCGCCGAGGGCTTCATGGTCAGCGATCGCCCGCTGCTGACGGTCGAGGTCGCACCGGTGCCGGAACCCGAAACCTACGCGCTGCTGCTGGCCGGGTTGGGCCTGATCGGTCTGCGCGCCCGTCGCCGCGACTGA
- a CDS encoding alpha/beta hydrolase translates to MKRMSAVGLAAAALLCIFEAQAGPLRERLAERRADSGAEVRLPAGSRAQRNIAYGEHADQRMDVYIPDGARDAPVLFLVHGGGWRRGDKAHGRLIGNKLAHWLPAGVIVVSVNYRMLPDADVLTQRDDVAAALARAQSLAPSWGGDPSRFVLMGHSAGAHLVALLAASPRGDLRWLGSVLLDSGALDVERLMKERHAGLFDDAFGKDPAFWRATSPLHQLGGPTAPWLAVCSSRRRQACDQVKVFAQRVRETGGRIDELPLDLSHGDINEQLGLPGDYTRQVDAFLRDIGALK, encoded by the coding sequence ATGAAGAGGATGAGCGCCGTGGGTCTTGCTGCGGCCGCACTGCTATGCATTTTCGAGGCGCAGGCGGGGCCGCTGCGCGAGCGTCTGGCGGAGCGGCGCGCCGACAGCGGGGCCGAGGTCCGCCTGCCCGCCGGCAGCCGCGCGCAACGCAATATCGCCTACGGCGAGCATGCCGACCAGCGCATGGACGTCTATATTCCCGACGGCGCCCGCGACGCGCCGGTGCTCTTCCTCGTGCACGGCGGTGGCTGGCGTCGCGGCGACAAGGCGCACGGCCGGCTGATCGGCAACAAGCTCGCGCACTGGCTGCCGGCCGGCGTCATCGTCGTGTCGGTCAATTACCGCATGCTGCCCGACGCCGACGTGCTGACACAGCGCGACGACGTGGCGGCCGCACTGGCCAGGGCGCAATCGCTGGCGCCCTCCTGGGGCGGCGATCCGTCGCGCTTCGTGCTGATGGGGCATTCGGCCGGTGCGCATCTGGTGGCCTTGCTGGCCGCCTCGCCACGTGGCGATCTGCGATGGCTGGGCAGCGTGCTGCTCGACAGCGGCGCGCTCGACGTCGAACGGCTGATGAAGGAACGCCACGCCGGCCTGTTCGACGACGCCTTCGGCAAGGACCCCGCCTTCTGGCGTGCGACCTCGCCACTGCACCAGCTTGGCGGGCCGACCGCGCCGTGGCTGGCGGTGTGCTCCAGCCGGCGCCGCCAGGCCTGCGACCAGGTGAAGGTGTTCGCGCAGCGGGTGCGCGAGACCGGCGGCCGCATCGACGAGCTGCCGCTCGATCTGTCGCACGGCGACATCAACGAACAGCTGGGTCTGCCCGGCGACTACACGCGGCAGGTCGATGCCTTCCTGCGCGACATCGGTGCGCTGAAATGA
- the tsaE gene encoding tRNA (adenosine(37)-N6)-threonylcarbamoyltransferase complex ATPase subunit type 1 TsaE, whose amino-acid sequence MNDSTLTMDLADTAATEALGARLARALAPGLCVFLDGDLGAGKTTLVRGLLRALGHTGKVKSPTFTLLESYAISSLNFPLYHFDFYRFTDPDEFIEAGLDEYFGQTGESAGVCLVEWPDKAGAHLPQPDLRIALAVVGEARRARLSAGSEGGRACLSRLCVAAEGRPSAT is encoded by the coding sequence ATGAATGATTCAACCCTGACGATGGACCTCGCCGACACCGCCGCCACCGAGGCGCTGGGCGCGCGACTGGCGCGCGCGCTGGCGCCCGGCCTGTGCGTGTTTCTGGACGGCGACCTGGGCGCCGGCAAGACCACGCTGGTGCGCGGACTGCTCAGGGCGCTGGGCCACACGGGAAAGGTAAAAAGTCCGACCTTCACTTTGCTTGAATCGTATGCTATTTCTAGCTTAAACTTCCCGTTGTATCACTTTGATTTTTATCGCTTCACGGATCCTGATGAATTCATCGAAGCAGGTCTGGACGAATACTTCGGGCAAACCGGCGAAAGCGCGGGCGTCTGTCTGGTCGAGTGGCCGGACAAGGCGGGCGCGCATCTGCCGCAGCCCGATCTGCGCATTGCGCTCGCCGTGGTCGGCGAGGCGCGCCGTGCGCGGCTGTCCGCCGGCAGCGAAGGAGGTCGGGCATGTTTAAGCCGTTTGTGCGTCGCCGCGGAAGGCCGTCCGTCCGCGACCTGA
- a CDS encoding heavy metal translocating P-type ATPase: MNAPESPLNLSPDGAAATTACYHCGLPVDGPVRYRVRVAGEDRPMCCAGCAAVAEAISGGGLDAFYAHRDALPEMAPDGGARDLSVYDLPEVQADFVRTVAHADCADAREALLIIEGIRCAACVWLNEQHVGRLPGVLVLEINYATRRARVVWDPARVQLSAILRAVTEIGYEAWPNDRAHAESVARSERRDALWRLAVAGLGMMQVMMYAWPEYTAGDAELPGSIAALMRWASLVLTAPVVCYSAAPFFSRALRDLAAKRVGMDLPVALGIGAAFIASLWATVTHSGEVYFDSVTMFVFLLLGGRYLEMLARQRAVRGVEELARVMPALAHRFTAWPGTATEAVPVARLLAGDHVVVAAGEVFPADGRLVDGRSEVDESLLTGESKPQGRGPGDRVVGGSLNIGSPVVLAVEQVGEATRLAAIRRLIGRASASRPEVVQFADRIAVHFVKALIVLALVTAGVWLWLDPSQALSVFVAVLVVSCPCALSLATPAALTVGTGVLSRSGLLVTRAHAIETLARVTHVVFDKTGTLTTGAMALQTVELMGDVDAARATALAAALEGPSTHPIARALRAAAGEQVRPVVDQLSAVTGQGVQGVIAGRRLRLGSADYVCGLSGAPLPASPSGISTPVWLGDEQGLLARFDLSDALRPGASELLAHLRERGIAVSLLSGDAHAPVEALAQELGIADAHARMTPEGKRAYIEALQQRGAVVAMLGDGVNDAPVLAQAQVSVAMGGGTELARAQGDLVLLSERFDALTRGLDTAQATLAIVRQNLRWAFAYNLLAIPPAMLGWITPWMAGIGMSLSSLMVVLNALRLQRRAKERN; the protein is encoded by the coding sequence ATGAACGCGCCGGAATCACCGCTGAACCTGAGTCCGGATGGCGCCGCCGCGACGACGGCCTGCTATCACTGCGGGCTGCCGGTCGATGGCCCGGTGCGCTATCGCGTCCGCGTCGCCGGCGAGGACAGGCCGATGTGCTGCGCCGGCTGCGCCGCAGTCGCCGAAGCCATCTCCGGCGGCGGTCTGGACGCTTTCTACGCCCACCGCGACGCCTTGCCCGAAATGGCACCCGACGGCGGTGCGCGCGACCTGTCGGTGTACGACCTGCCGGAAGTGCAAGCCGATTTCGTCCGCACCGTCGCCCACGCGGACTGCGCCGACGCGCGCGAGGCGCTGCTCATCATCGAGGGCATACGCTGCGCGGCCTGCGTGTGGCTGAACGAGCAGCACGTCGGCCGCCTGCCCGGCGTGCTGGTGCTGGAAATCAACTACGCCACCCGTCGCGCTCGCGTGGTGTGGGACCCGGCCCGCGTGCAGCTGTCGGCCATCCTGCGGGCGGTGACCGAGATCGGCTACGAAGCCTGGCCGAACGACCGCGCACACGCCGAATCGGTCGCCCGCAGCGAGCGGCGCGACGCACTGTGGCGGCTGGCGGTGGCCGGACTGGGCATGATGCAGGTGATGATGTACGCGTGGCCGGAGTACACCGCCGGCGACGCCGAACTGCCGGGCAGCATCGCCGCGCTGATGCGCTGGGCCAGTCTGGTGCTGACCGCGCCAGTGGTGTGCTACTCGGCCGCTCCCTTCTTCTCGCGCGCGCTGCGCGATCTGGCGGCGAAGCGGGTCGGCATGGACCTGCCGGTCGCACTTGGCATCGGCGCCGCCTTCATCGCCAGCCTGTGGGCCACGGTGACGCATTCGGGCGAGGTGTATTTCGATTCGGTCACGATGTTCGTATTCCTGCTGCTCGGCGGACGCTACCTCGAAATGCTGGCGCGCCAGCGTGCGGTGCGCGGCGTCGAGGAACTGGCGCGCGTGATGCCGGCGCTGGCGCACCGCTTCACCGCTTGGCCGGGAACGGCCACCGAGGCGGTGCCGGTGGCGCGGCTGCTGGCCGGCGACCACGTCGTCGTCGCCGCCGGCGAGGTGTTTCCGGCCGACGGCCGCCTGGTCGATGGTCGCAGCGAGGTCGATGAAAGCCTGCTCACCGGCGAGTCGAAGCCGCAGGGTCGAGGCCCCGGCGACCGCGTGGTCGGCGGCAGCCTGAACATCGGCTCCCCGGTCGTGCTGGCGGTCGAACAGGTCGGCGAGGCGACGCGGCTGGCAGCGATCCGCCGGCTGATCGGCCGTGCTTCGGCCAGCCGGCCCGAGGTGGTGCAGTTCGCCGACCGCATCGCCGTGCATTTCGTCAAGGCGCTCATCGTGCTGGCGCTGGTCACCGCTGGCGTCTGGCTGTGGCTGGATCCGTCGCAGGCGCTGTCCGTCTTTGTCGCGGTGCTGGTCGTCAGTTGCCCGTGCGCGCTGTCTCTGGCCACACCGGCGGCGCTGACGGTCGGCACCGGTGTGCTGTCGCGCAGCGGTCTGCTGGTCACCCGCGCACACGCGATCGAAACGCTGGCACGCGTCACCCACGTCGTGTTCGACAAGACCGGCACGCTCACCACCGGCGCCATGGCATTGCAGACGGTCGAACTGATGGGCGACGTCGACGCGGCACGGGCCACCGCGCTGGCCGCGGCGCTGGAAGGGCCGTCGACTCACCCGATCGCGCGCGCCTTGCGCGCCGCTGCCGGTGAGCAGGTGCGACCGGTCGTCGATCAGTTGTCTGCGGTGACCGGGCAGGGCGTGCAGGGCGTCATCGCCGGCCGCCGCCTGCGGCTGGGCAGCGCGGACTACGTCTGTGGGCTTTCCGGGGCACCGCTTCCGGCCTCGCCGTCGGGCATCTCGACGCCGGTGTGGCTGGGCGACGAACAGGGGCTGCTTGCGCGCTTCGATCTCAGCGACGCGCTGCGGCCCGGTGCGTCCGAGCTGCTGGCGCACCTGCGCGAACGCGGCATCGCGGTCAGCCTGCTGTCGGGCGACGCACACGCACCGGTCGAGGCGCTGGCGCAGGAGCTCGGCATCGCCGACGCGCATGCGCGGATGACGCCAGAGGGCAAGCGCGCCTATATAGAAGCGTTGCAGCAGCGCGGCGCCGTCGTCGCCATGCTGGGTGACGGCGTCAATGACGCGCCGGTGCTGGCGCAGGCCCAGGTGTCGGTCGCGATGGGCGGCGGCACCGAACTGGCGCGCGCCCAGGGCGACCTGGTACTGCTGTCCGAACGTTTCGACGCGCTCACCCGCGGGCTCGACACCGCCCAGGCGACGCTGGCCATCGTGCGGCAGAACCTGCGCTGGGCCTTTGCCTACAACCTGCTGGCCATCCCGCCGGCGATGCTGGGCTGGATCACGCCGTGGATGGCCGGCATCGGCATGTCGCTCAGTTCGCTGATGGTGGTGCTCAACGCACTGCGTCTGCAGCGGCGGGCAAAGGAGCGGAACTGA
- the ubiA gene encoding 4-hydroxybenzoate octaprenyltransferase has protein sequence MNLLARLNAWERLMRLDKPIGILLLAWPTLWALWVAGGGKPSAFIVWIFMLGTVLMRSAGCVINDYADRNFDGHVERTKNRPLATGEVGTREALLLAAALALFAFILILPLHRLVILLSFAALFLAASYPFTKRFFAIPQAYLGIAFGFGIPMAYAAQLYTVPMEAWLLLAANVFWAVAYDTEYAMVDRDDDLKIGIRTSAITFGRFDVAAVMACYAITLALLALYGRLEGLHWPYYVGLVVAAGIAGYHWALIRGRDRARCFRAFLHNNWLGAAVFAGIVADYALR, from the coding sequence ATGAATCTGCTCGCCCGCCTGAACGCCTGGGAACGCCTGATGCGGCTGGATAAGCCGATCGGCATCCTGCTGCTTGCCTGGCCCACACTGTGGGCGCTGTGGGTGGCGGGCGGCGGCAAGCCCTCCGCCTTCATCGTGTGGATATTCATGCTCGGCACGGTGCTGATGCGCAGCGCCGGCTGCGTCATCAACGACTACGCCGACCGCAATTTCGACGGTCACGTCGAGCGCACGAAGAACCGCCCGCTGGCGACCGGCGAGGTCGGCACGCGCGAGGCGCTGCTGCTGGCCGCAGCGCTGGCGCTGTTCGCCTTCATCCTCATCCTGCCGCTGCACCGACTGGTCATCCTGCTGTCGTTCGCCGCGCTGTTCCTGGCCGCCAGCTACCCCTTCACGAAGCGCTTCTTCGCGATTCCGCAGGCCTACCTCGGCATCGCCTTCGGCTTCGGCATCCCGATGGCCTATGCGGCGCAGCTGTACACGGTGCCGATGGAAGCCTGGCTGCTGCTGGCGGCCAATGTGTTCTGGGCGGTCGCCTACGACACCGAGTACGCGATGGTCGATCGCGACGACGACCTGAAGATAGGCATCCGCACCTCCGCCATCACCTTCGGCCGCTTCGACGTTGCAGCGGTGATGGCCTGCTACGCGATCACGCTGGCATTGCTGGCGCTCTACGGCCGGCTCGAAGGGCTGCACTGGCCCTACTACGTCGGGCTGGTCGTTGCCGCCGGCATCGCCGGCTATCACTGGGCCCTGATCCGCGGCCGCGACCGCGCGCGTTGTTTCCGCGCCTTCCTGCACAACAACTGGCTGGGCGCCGCGGTGTTCGCCGGCATCGTCGCCGACTACGCCTTGCGTTGA
- a CDS encoding N-acetylmuramoyl-L-alanine amidase, with the protein MFKPFVRRRGRPSVRDLSRRDFLGFSGAALLLSVSPVGRAAATSLLAVRVWPSLEYTRITLESRDALKFAHFTVQNPERLVIDIEGVELNNVLGSLPGKIADTDPYIKLIRAGRNKPGVVRLVMELKTEVKPQVFTLAPVGQYGHRLVMDIYPAMPIDPLMQLARQGDIQYQGDVAPDQPDAPAQSQAAEPAPEPANQTASRDAGSKKAEVDVSRLVTIVLDPGHGGEDPGAVGRGGSYEKNVTLEVAQRLQKKIDADPTMRAVLTRDADFFVPLGTRVAKARRVRADLFVSIHADAFVRPDARGSSVFVLSDRGATSSAARWLAQRENSADLIGGVNLDVKDPYLARTLLDLSQTATMNDSMKLGRAVLGELGGVNTLHKPHVEQAGFAVLKAPDIPSILVETAFISNPEEEKRLTDDAYQDKLADAILRGIRRYLAKNPPLAKSRLASL; encoded by the coding sequence ATGTTTAAGCCGTTTGTGCGTCGCCGCGGAAGGCCGTCCGTCCGCGACCTGAGCCGGCGCGATTTTCTCGGATTTTCCGGTGCCGCGCTGCTGCTGTCGGTGAGCCCGGTCGGGCGCGCCGCCGCCACCTCGCTGCTGGCCGTCCGCGTGTGGCCTTCGCTGGAATATACCCGCATCACGCTGGAATCCCGCGACGCGCTGAAGTTCGCGCACTTCACCGTGCAGAACCCGGAACGTCTGGTGATCGACATCGAGGGCGTGGAGCTGAACAACGTGCTCGGCAGCCTGCCGGGCAAGATTGCCGATACCGATCCCTACATCAAGCTGATCCGCGCCGGTCGCAACAAGCCGGGCGTGGTGCGGCTGGTGATGGAACTGAAGACCGAGGTGAAGCCGCAGGTGTTCACGCTGGCGCCGGTCGGCCAGTACGGTCACCGGCTGGTGATGGACATCTATCCGGCGATGCCCATCGATCCGCTGATGCAGCTCGCGCGTCAGGGCGACATCCAGTACCAGGGCGACGTGGCACCCGACCAGCCCGACGCGCCGGCACAGTCGCAGGCGGCCGAGCCGGCACCCGAACCGGCGAACCAGACCGCGTCGCGCGATGCGGGCAGCAAGAAGGCGGAGGTGGACGTGAGCCGCCTCGTCACCATCGTGCTCGACCCCGGTCACGGCGGCGAAGACCCGGGCGCGGTCGGCCGCGGCGGCAGCTACGAAAAGAACGTGACGCTGGAAGTGGCGCAGCGCCTGCAGAAGAAGATAGACGCTGACCCGACGATGCGCGCCGTGCTGACGCGCGACGCCGATTTCTTCGTGCCGCTGGGCACTCGCGTCGCCAAGGCGCGCCGCGTGCGCGCCGACCTGTTCGTGTCCATCCACGCCGACGCCTTCGTACGGCCGGACGCGCGCGGCAGTTCGGTGTTCGTGCTGTCCGACCGCGGTGCCACCAGTTCCGCCGCGCGCTGGCTGGCGCAGCGCGAGAACTCGGCCGACCTGATCGGCGGCGTCAATCTCGACGTCAAGGATCCCTATCTCGCGCGCACGCTGCTCGACCTGTCGCAGACGGCGACGATGAACGACTCGATGAAGCTGGGCCGCGCCGTGCTGGGCGAACTGGGCGGCGTGAACACGCTGCACAAGCCGCATGTCGAGCAGGCCGGCTTCGCCGTGCTGAAGGCGCCGGACATCCCGTCCATCCTGGTCGAGACCGCCTTCATTTCGAATCCGGAAGAAGAGAAGCGGCTGACCGACGACGCCTACCAGGACAAGCTGGCCGACGCCATCCTGCGCGGCATCCGCCGCTATCTGGCGAAGAACCCGCCGCTGGCCAAGTCGCGGCTGGCGTCGCTTTGA